Part of the Plasmodium knowlesi strain H genome assembly, chromosome: 11 genome is shown below.
ggagaggataTTACACAGAGGCATTACCAAAGATATGTCTGCCTTCCGTAACAGGTAATAATAAAGTGCAGATCCTGCTTGGTTAAACAAATATGGGATTACGACATACCAATTCTTAAGTATATCAATTGTGTCACGAAGGAGacccttctctttttcttcatccctTCTTGAGCATCCTCTTTTCATGAATGCATTTGTGCATCCCCAGAGAATTCCCACTAAGAGGTAAAGAGCCAACTGCATGTTTTAGGAAGGCATTCCGTAGCAGCCACGTCGATGCTTGACTCCTTTGGACTAATTCACTCcttttatgtgtatatgcccCTACATTACAACATTTGGCgggaacaaataaaatgccTTAAGTGCCTTCCTCACCGCGGCCTTCTGCCTACACATgggaacatttttttgcagGAACAtaggagtgaaaaaaaaaaaaaaaacaataatgaatagcaaaaaaaaaaaaaaaaaaaaaaaaaaaaaaaaaaaaaaaaaaagaaggaaaggtttCCCCACTGGGCGTATATCCTCTAGTTGCATTGCTGCTTTTTCCGtacatttcgtatttttttatttttcaatttattcccccccaaagcaccgcaaaaaaaaaaaaatgcgcgaACGTATTCCCCGAAGAGTTGTATTCCCTCGTGCATGCGCACACTTGTTTTGGTTTGttgatttgttcatttgttggaagttttttttttttttttttttttttcttctttttttaattaacttGTTCGCCATTGTGCTGcagttttttcaaatttcaaATTGGGTTTGTATCTTTGTGAATTGTCCATCGCCGCGGAGGGCGAAATTGCGCACGCTGTCTTTGCGGTGCAACGGCCCGGTCAAATTGTGCCATCCGAAAGTTGTCACCCGACACTTGTGAGCAGAGTtaccccctccccctccacgggaaagttcattttttaaggaCATACTGCTTTTTCGAAAACGTGGATGCCTCCGGCCTGAAAAATTTCACGCTTCTGCATAGAGAACAAGTATGCGTCACGCATCAAGAAGGAAAGACGACATTAAGGTGAAGCTAGGATACCACTCTGCTAAGTTTCCTCCTCCATTATCCCTCCCTGTCCATCCCGTAAGATGCTTCTGGACCTGTCGAACTGCAACTTGAGGAGCCTGGAGGACTCCGACCTAATCCTGGAGAAACTGATCGAGCAGAACGCAGACTACACGAGCGTGACCTACCTAGACGCATCCAACAACTGCATCCGCTCGTTAAAGGGATTGAGCTGttttgaaaatttgaaaatattaaatatctcaaacaattttttaacttccttGGATGGAGATTTCATCCCCCCctgtacagaaaaaataattgctcACCATAACGACCTCACGGATATATGTTTTAAGGGGGTGAAGAAGTTATCCGCGGGTactgaagagaaagaagtgCAAAGATATTCTTACCATGGGGGTATGATAAAATCGGAGGGTAAACCAAAGTGCGATGTAAATACTGCATGTTTCTCCTTCCCGGaagagaaaggagaaaaatcgCCCAGTTCTTCCTACAATGATACGTACAGAAATAATTTACTTAATGAAAAAGTATTTTACACGAATAGGGACTTACCACTAAACAGGTTGGCATTCCTAGATGTGAGctttaacaaaattaagaagTTAACTACCTTTGAAAGATATCTACACATAATCAACAGAAGGAATCAAGAGAGAAGTTTCGAAGGAGGGTTCTCAGATGAAGGACATATAAATGATTTTATCACCAACAAAACGGAGCAAGATGTTatgcttttattttttaactctTTGGATACCCTTTACCTGCGAGGGAATAAACTAACCAACTTAAAAGGATTGAGTGTcttcaaaaatttgaaagTGTTGGATCTCCGTTCTAATCTCATTAACCACCCGGTGCAATTATTCTACCTACTAGACAACAAAAACTGGTTAAAGCAGTACAATGAAAAGAATATGAGTAGAGAGGAggattccttttcttcttccccctcctcttcCAATGGGTGCTACTCGTATTTCCTTTCCGTTTTGCAAAAGTATAGGAATCTGAAGTGTCTACAAAATGTGTTTCTGCGAGGGAATCAGCACGTGCTCAAACCAAAGCATCTGTTCCTCAGTGTCTGTGATGTACTCAGATGCGCCAACACCAGAGGAAGGTTCACCACAGATGTAGCCCTGGGAGAGGAGCGtgaagaaggagaggaagtGGATGGCGTAGGAGAAGAAACGGTTGCAGTAAGGGAAGTAGTCGATGAGGTACGTGAGGAAGATAACTTGGGTGATGAACcggagggagagaaaaatctGGTGGACGATCTCCTCAGCGCCTCCAGCCAAACGGAGAAAACGGCATCGGAGGAAGGATACCCAGACGAGGGATACGTACGCGATGATTACACAGAGATGGGATACTCAGAAGGGGGAGATGCAGTCCAGGTTTACTTAGATGAATCCCTGATCGAGGAGAAACGAGTAGGAATATCTCCAAGCGATAGGATGAAGGAACCAGCGGGACAGGTGAAGAAGCTAATAAAGACGGTGGAAGCGAACTTGACATCGAACAAGCGTGGAGATAGGAACCCCCCCAT
Proteins encoded:
- a CDS encoding transmembrane protein 234, putative is translated as MQLALYLLVGILWGCTNAFMKRGCSRRDEEKEKGLLRDTIDILKNWYVVIPYLFNQAGSALYYYLLRKADISLVMPLCNILSFFFTFLTEMILLKKTFSFKSVLGLSFVSVGLFLCLGV